A portion of the Bombus pascuorum chromosome 8, iyBomPasc1.1, whole genome shotgun sequence genome contains these proteins:
- the LOC132909516 gene encoding probable serine/threonine-protein kinase DDB_G0282963 isoform X3: MTISIMETLLPSEIARLVFGYLESQTCMEAAKVFLETSPHLQECRTLISNGKRFSAKVNGMTLIDVIEKFFAINATVHEYLSNIANHGQSRHCEDLFQQLKFLIEESSGQDFSANKVNVLSQTNSQICNGSPIISSSSTRKRCFSNNERERCKRSKVTLDASQQPDSPSAQSHNFDNVEATPLESLPGHMDILELSKSITNIKEKKYNNSIQQHEGGDINIQNIQDIVTSNACTENDMKDLHMLDKCTAATSTEELLSYSCAEVQTVPYDILESESESNDEPIENLSLLTKELLNRIELQERIAENINKAILPTDVSLKDENLNDPVNGEANTSIMAELNNTIKSIVEATETDPVFEKFLEEIIGPYTETDASHDEDTEAKQKAKFLDGSQDKQSEVILNNNNPLESIILDAKSSTELDGTINADIPLKHRLRSSSRQQNIRNEDEQRDQEKEYNMLEDQNAAAVLSIINANIVNDKSANDKRTKEIVCTLDNNSEKELPTFQIPLDKDTEQIGKLTTDATQKDGSNAVTTIQGNDMQSKIKKKRLRLTKLKEQKPKGSINNYTSEQNVITMPTLVICSKEKINNILSANSYPPTRPITSTTNSRFIPIVPKGPIINKTNKDFVETLYLTTVNVAQKVTSPLCSMPNDLKNFISCAITMAAITTATTITTTAKTTTTTPATTTITTTTTTTKVHTSEKEDNNKINNNKEKNRTMHNIDNFIGNSITNPTVSNTVKSVAEESITLYSNETSTKTLLDSSSMPMINIEDNITLSTSGLSPYIKFNWSKSNQNLSDIDLTSVIQDAKVVAPLKTNNIVNDHHLSASKNTDCDIINKRTPRSLLRSRSKNYRLSLSTPRRRNSHIRALDFNTPMKTTVSDKMVDENKGVRFSSESAKLVTSVCRTSLYKSPPLSNTSTSTHKTKTPLKHCQLPIATRSPIPKLMGEWEKYNGLGIIIGDVSPCSNINVSSENKLVKIQSKSLELTKGTWDADLRKALHIGIDEDRQGTKISTSNKRTNCTEIAESNTGYCKNTDLPSTKKGKRNLRTSKGKKKNILPKEDKIVQDVKNECTMGKWNTMESSIIESINRNASEAKEDFLDAGINNTLEVDFSNVKPAVDKSNLVVEQKNAQHQSLAKSNHLHENAMITTTANNLSFERKNMKKYAQLKTLKTNLNKYNRIEKKSYLENDIISIDATQHSELTTASVDITQQLVQIPNMIDQETPKKFENPSSVPPTPRVLSPSSNITPFVKFNEDSSKILSFINTPEFPKTPCIALTPKISEETTIDNIKKGTFNICSPYYKPTSEQNQREKQTKPDNNIEKLSIVPLQCTNQSISKNIINSTNTYQACVSTKLEITQFEVIKENLPKEEAIKELKISANSRDSTYYTKTDCIENGVTQHNVNKDMYERMNVDNEKYLPNSEESDDSDASISSSSSSRSSSTSSSSSSSSSSSSSSSSSSSSSSSSSSSSSSSSSSSPSSPSTILTNLKTFNKKSKNITNKVCINTNNDSAHKIKNVIETINEERTECSTISENNTLGLKIKPTNDEEAIITLRKCESSPSKVFSILKNEEDCKTNMKETPAKDETLNEVDISETPNSSKIGIENLTNLSSKISALITSGDRKLSKSNQHLIMENSTNKRFKQKPKVINIQHLRSDSLITFKPTKSMKHPSMEERQRSLTIDKKLVVQLEAKRQRMIAKFREIPKTNLTRDKSQQGRIIFRGKNNISLKKKNNQYKYSQKSANEFCEMKRKRKRKKWMEESNHPNNNLNNKSNNNSDNNCDDADNNNINNYNASNASISSSNNKHNNNSNSNNNNNNDDKCTKHLSIDGASESKLYNLEDSEEKDNNDKHVQNNDLTLENDTKKIIEIAVDNIMSDIEVNVYQQANALKMENQIYKSKITENRGIVKLDVTGNPEMRNEIDTEIVKGDSNTINKVILRGNKCNGTKNDCSYNGEDTCKSREYPNYNSGKTTNTLLKSKVDQVKRDLFSDEEQVFRKEEISNAIEYSINQKNNNVPPIEIHDTVRSTMTENTNSENPKSLSRVLQCLQLVPTYKNEYMVESQCMKYNRKMDLNVTIPNSVEYHFIYDDNASSRKRRRRHSNHELEFQINIVLNDKNCDETIKVMTATDYEEIFNLSPKTRKRLGSRKSPIKHENNCETLNNSFIDTSTKKEMQVKPLATSSPLDESFVCTKSCVKKVAIKTATVMNERNNKILHNSKKRLNVNGIRGVNKANTAAKISKRKVSDLKESEQVCDQFKFLCSFIKLHKKFTCYSLSLSLFFLFVD, encoded by the exons ATGACGATAAGCATTATGGAAACATTATTACCTTCGGAAATAGCTAGATTAGTTTTTG GGTACCTTGAAAGTCAAACATGTATGGAAGCTGCTAAAGTATTTTTAGAGACCTCTCCGCATTTACAAGAGTGCCgtactttaatttcaaatggaaAACGATTCAGTGCTAAAGTTAATGGAATGACCTTAATAGAtgtcattgaaaaattttttgcTATTAATGCAACTG ttcATGAGTACCTTAGCAATATAGCTAATCACGGACAGTCAAGGCATTGTGAAGACTTATTCCAACAGTTGAAATTTCTTATTGAAGAATCTTCGGGACAAGATTTTAGTGCTAACAAAGTTAATGTTCTTTCACAG acTAATTCTCAAATATGCAATGGTTCTCCCATAATATCTAGTAGTAGTACACGTAAAAGATGTTTTAGTAACAACGAACGCGAACGATGTAAACGTTCAAAAGTAACGTTAGATGCATCACAACAGCCTGATTCACCCTCTGCTCAAT CACATAATTTCGATAATGTAGAAGCAACTCCATTGGAAAGTTTACCAGGTCATATGGATATATTAGAATTATCAAAATCTATCACTAATAtcaaagagaagaaatataataactcTATACAACAACATGAAG GCGGCGATATAAACATTCAGAACATACAAGATATTGTCACAAGTAATGCATGTACAGAAAACGATATGAAAGATTTGCACATGCTTGATAAGTGTACCGCGGCGACAAGTACGGAAGAATTATTGAGCTACTCGTGCGCAGAAGTTCAAACTGTCCCATATGATATATTGGAATCTGAATCGGAAAGTAATGATGAACCAATAGAAAATCTTAGT TTATTAACGAAAGAGCTGTTAAACCGTATCGAGTTACAAGAGCGAATTGctgagaatataaataaagcaaTACTTCCGACGGATGTGTCAttgaaagatgaaaatttaaatgatcCTGTAAATGGTGAAGCAAATACTTCTATTATGGCAGAACTAAATAATACGATTAAATCAATAGTAGAAGCAACAGAGACTGATCCCGtgtttgaaaagtttcttGAAGAAATCATCGGGCCATACACAGAAACTGATGCAAGTCACGATGAAGATACCGAAGCTAAACAAAAAGCAAAGTTTCTTGATGGCTCACAAGATAAACAAAGTGAAGTGATTTTAAACAACAATAATCCATTAGAATCTATAATACTGGATGCCAAATCGTCCACAGAATTAGATGGAACAATAAATGCAGATATTCCATTAAAGCACAGACTTCGTAGTTCTTCTAGACaacaaaatattcgtaatgAAGACGAACAACGTGACCAAgagaaagaatataatatgttGGAAGATCAAAACGCCGCTGCAGTATTAAGTATAATAAACGCAAATATCGTTAATGACAAATCGGCAAACgataaaagaacgaaagaaattgtatGTACGTTAGACAATAATAGTGAAAAAGAATTACCAACATTTCAAATTCCTCTTGATAAAGATACAGagcaaattggaaaattaacaaCTGATGCTACTCAAAAAGACGGTAGTAACGCTGTTACAACGATTCAAGGTAATGATATGCAatcaaagattaaaaaaaaacggtTACGACTTACGAAACTTAAAGAACAGAAACCAAAAGGTAGCATAAACAATTATACATCTGAACAAAACGTAATAACAATGCCAACATTAGTAATatgttcgaaagaaaaaataaataatatattatcggCAAATTCTTACCCGCCGACTCGTCCAATAACATCTACTACAAATTCGAGGTTCATTCCTATTGTTCCTAAAGGACCGATAatcaataaaacgaataaagatTTCGTGgaaacattatatttaacaacCGTAAATGTCGCTCAAAAAGTAACGTCACCACTCTGTAGTATGccaaacgatttaaaaaactttatttcttgTGCAATAACAATGGCAGCTATAACAACTGCGACGACAATAACGACAACGGcgaagacgacgacgacgactcCGGCAACGACAACGATAACGACAACGACCACGACCACGAAAGTACACACATctgaaaaagaagataataacaaaataaacaataataaagagaaaaacagaACCATGCATAATATTGATAACTTTATTGGTAATTCAATTACAAATCCCACAGTGTCCAATACCGTCAAATCAGTTGCTGAAGAATCAATAACCCTGTATAGCAATGAAACTAGTACCAAAACATTACTAGATAGTTCAAGCATGCCTATGATAAATATAGAAGATAACATTACCTTATCCACTTCTGGATTATCTCCatacataaaattcaattGGAGTAAGAGCAATCAAAACTTATCAGATATTGACTTGACATCTGTCATTCAGGATGCAAAAGTTGTTGCTCCGTTAAAAACGAACAATATCGTTAATGATCACCATCTTTCAGCTTCAAAAAATACCGATTGTGATATCATTAATAAACGTACTCCGAGGTCGTTGCTGAGGAGTAGATCGAAAAATTATAGATTAAGTTTATCAACaccaagaagaagaaacagtcATATAAGAGCTCTTGATTTTAACACGCCGATGAAGACAACTGTATCCGATAAAATGGTCGATGAAAACAAAGGGGTGCGTTTTTCTTCGGAATCCGCAAAACTCGTTACATCTGTATGTAGAACCTCTCTTTACAAATCGCCACCGCTTTCTAATACTTCCACATCTACTCATAAAACTAAGACTCCATTAAAACATTGCCAACTTCCGATAGCGACGAGAAGTCCAATACCAAAGCTTATGGGCGAATGGGAGAAATATAACGGACTTGGGATAATTATAGGCGATGTCTCTCCATGTTCAAATATCAACGTCTCTTCGGAAAACAAACTTGTCAAGATCCAATCCAAGTCTCTGGAACTTACGAAAGGCACGTGGGATGCAGATTTACGAAAAGCTCTACACATTGGTATAGACGAGGATCGCCAAGGAACGAAGATATCCACAAGTAACAAGAGAACGAATTGTACAGAGATTGCTGAATCCAATACTGGATACTGTAAAAATACTGATCTCCCATCGACAAAGAAGGGCAAGCGCAATTTACGCAcatcgaaaggaaaaaagaaaaatattttgccaAAGGAAGATAAGATTGTGCAAGATGTAAAAAACGAATGTACCATGGGAAAATGGAATACAATGGAATCATCGATCATAGAAAGCATAAATCGTAACGCATCCGAAGCGAAGGAAGATTTTCTAGACGCTGGGATTAACAATACTCTGGAAGTAGATTTTTCTAACGTGAAACCAGCAGTAGATAAAAGTAATCTTGTTGTTGAACAGAAGAATGCTCAGCATCAATCATTAGCGAAGAGTAATCATTTACATGAAAATGCAATGATAACAACAACAGCCAATAACTTAtcattcgaaagaaaaaatatgaaaaagtatgCTCAATTGAAAACATTGAAGaccaatttaaataaatacaatcgAATTGAGAAGAAATCATATTTAGAGAACGACATCATTTCCATAGACGCCACACAGCATTCAGAACTTACGACAGCTTCTGTCGATATTACACAGCAGTTAGTACAAATACCTAACATGATCGATCAGGAAACAccgaaaaaatttgaaaatcctTCTAGTGTTCCACCAACACCAAGAGTGCTCAGTCCAAGCAGCAATATAACACcgtttgttaaatttaacgAAGATTCTAGTAAAATACTTTCTTTCATAAATACACCAGAATTTCCAAAAACTCCTTGCATTGCATTGACTCCAAAAATCTCGGAAGAAACTACCATagacaatataaaaaaaggaacgtttaatatttgttcTCCGTATTATAAACCAACTTCTGAGCAAAATCAGCGTGAAAAACAGACAAAACCGgataataatatcgaaaaattatcCATAGTACCACTACAATGTACAAACCAATCTATATCGAAAAACATTATCAATTCTACGAATACGTATCAAGCTTGTGTATCtacgaaattagaaataacaCAGTTCGAAGTAATCAAAGAGAATTTGCCGAAAGAAGAAGCAATAAAAGAACTTAAAATATCAGCTAATTCACGGGATTCGACTTATTATACGAAAACTGATTGTATCGAGAATGGTGTGACTCAACATAACGTGAATAAAGATATGTATGAAAGAATGAATgtcgataatgaaaaatatttgccgaATAGCGAAGAATCGGATGATAGCGACGCATCGATATCATCTTCCTCTTCATCTCGATCCTCGTCAAcatcgtcgtcgtcttcgtcgtcgtcgtcgtcgtcgtcgtcgtcgtcgtcgtcgtcgtcgtcgtcgtcgtcgtcgtcatcgtcgtcttcatcgtcgtcgtcgtcatcacCGTCGTCACCATCAACTATTTTAactaatttaaaaacttttaataaaaaaagcaaaaatattacaaataaagtCTGTATCAATACAAACAACGATTCGgcacacaaaattaaaaatgttatagaaacaataaacgaagaaagaacTGAATGTTCAAcaatttcagaaaataatactctaggattaaaaattaaaccaACCAATGACGAAGAGGCAATTATTACTTTAAGAAAATGTGAATCCTCGCCGTCAAAAGTGTTTTCAATATTAAAGAATGAAGAGGATTGTAAAACTAATATGAAAGAAACACCTGCCAAAGATGAAACTTTGAATGAAGTAGATATTTCTGAAACTCCCAATAGTTCAAAGATTGGTATAGAGAATCTAACTAATCTATCTTCGAAAATTTCCGCATTAATAACTTCGGGAGATCGAAAGCTTTCAAAATCGAATCAACAtttaattatggaaaattctacaaataaaagatttaaacaGAAGCCCAAAGTGATCAATATACAACATTTAAGATCGGATTCTTTGATTACTTTTAAACCAACTAAATCCATGAAACATCCTTCCATGGAAGAAAGGCAAAGATCTCTAACTATAGATAAAAAGTTAGTTGTCCAATTGGAGGCAAAAAGACAACGTATGATAGCAAAATTTCGTGAAATACCTAAAACTAATCTTACCCGAGATAAAAGCCAGCAAGGTCGAATCATTTTTAGGGgtaagaataatattagtttaaagaaaaaaaacaatcaGTACAAATATAGTCAGAAGAGCGCGAATGAATTCTGCGagatgaaaagaaagaggaaaagaaaaaagtggaTGGAAGAATCAAATCATCCTAATAATAacctaaataataaaagtaataataatagtgaCAATAATTGTGATGACgctgataataataatatcaataactACAATGCTAGTAATGCTAGCATTAGTAGCAgcaataataaacataataataatagtaatagtaataataataataataacgatgaCAAATGCACAAAGCATTTATCCATTGATGGTGCATCAGAAAGTAAACTATATAATTTGGAAGATtcggaagaaaaagataataacgATAAGCATGTACAAAATAATGATTTAACACTCGAAAATGACACCAAAAAGATCATCGAAATAGCGGTTGATAACATTATGAGTGACATTGAAGTTAATGTATATCAACAAGCAAATGCCCttaaaatggaaaatcaaatttataaatcgaAAATTACAGAAAACAGAGGAATAGTAAAATTAGATGTGACAGGGAATCCAGAAATGCGAAACGAGATTGACACGGAAATTGTAAAAGGCGACAGTAATACCATTAATAAAGTTATTTTACGTGGAAATAAATGCAATGGTACAAAAAACGACTGCAGTTATAATGGAGAAGATACATGTAAGTCAAGGGAATACCCGAATTATAATAGTGGTAAAACAAcaaatactttattaaaatcgaaagttGATCAAGTAAAGCGAGATTTGTTTAGTGACGAGGAACAAGTATTTAGGAAGGAAGAGATATCAAATGCTATCGAATATTCGATTaatcaaaaaaataataatgttccTCCTATTGAAATACACGATACTGTTAGAAGTACAATGACAGAAAATACCAACTCGGAAAATCCAAAGAGTTTATCGCGCGTTCTTCAGTGCTTGCAGCTCGTTCCCACGTATAAGAACGAGTATATGGTCGAATCTcaatgtatgaaatataatcGTAAAATGGATCTTAATGTAACCATTCCTAACTCGgtagaatatcatttcatatatgaCGATAATGCATCTTCCAGAAAACGAAGGCGTAGGCATAGCAATCATGAATTAGAATTCCAAATTAATATTGTCTTGAACGATAAAAATTGCGACGAAACAATTAAAGTAATGACTGCCACTGACTATGAagagatatttaatttgtcGCCAAAGACTAGAAAAAGATTAGGAAGCAGGAAATCACCAATTAAGCATGAAAATAATTGTGAAACACTAAACAATTCGTTTATCGATACTTCAACCAAAAAAGAAATGCAAGTGAAACCTTTAGCAACTTCGTCTCCTTTGGACGAATCATTTGTGTGCACAAAAAGTTGTGTGAAAAAAGTCGCTATAAAAACTGCCACTGTcatgaatgaaagaaataacaagATACTGCACAATAGTAAAAAACGGTTGAACGTAAATGGAATTCGAGGAGTTAATAAAG CCAACACTGCTGCAAAGATTTCAAAAAGGAAGGTTTCAGATTTGAAAGAAAGCGAACAGGTTTGTGATCAATTTAAGTTTCTTTGTTCGTTTATAAAACTTCATAAAAAGTTTACCTGTTACTCTTtatctctttcccttttctttttattcgtagACTGA